The following are encoded in a window of Dioscorea cayenensis subsp. rotundata cultivar TDr96_F1 chromosome 16, TDr96_F1_v2_PseudoChromosome.rev07_lg8_w22 25.fasta, whole genome shotgun sequence genomic DNA:
- the LOC120278916 gene encoding LOW QUALITY PROTEIN: phosphoglycolate phosphatase 2-like (The sequence of the model RefSeq protein was modified relative to this genomic sequence to represent the inferred CDS: deleted 1 base in 1 codon): MAENGRQAPKLASFHAPLSSETARFLVDSVDAFLFDCDGVIWKGDKLIDGVPEALQTLRSLGKKLVFVTNNSRRSRGKYAKKFLSLGLDVSEDEIFSSSFAAAMFLKLNNFPQDKKVYVIGEEGIVEEMELAGFTCLGGPEDRDKSVQLKSNSMVEHDKSVGAVVVGLDLHVNYYKFHYATLCIRENPGCLFIATNRDALGHITDTQECPGAGCMVAAVCATTEKEPVVVGKPSPFMMDFLVKRFQINTSRMCMVGDRLDTDILFGQNTGCKTLLVLSGVTSLSTLEDPSNNIHPDYYTSNLFSIVELLNK; this comes from the exons ATGGCTGAGAATGGTCGTCAAGCTCCAAAGCTGGCATCTTTCCACGCCCCCCTCTCCTCCGAGACTGCTCGATTTCTCGTCGATTCCGTCGATGCCTTCCTCTTCGACTGCGATG GGGTTATTTGGAAGGGCGATAAGCTCATCGATGGCGTCCCTGAAGCCTTGCAGACTCTCCGTTCTCTG GGGAAGAAACTGGTGTTTGTGACAAATAACTCGAGGAGATCAAGGGGGAAGTATGCAAAGAAA TTCCTTTCGCTTGGGCTTGATGTTAGTGAG GATGAGATATTCTCATCATCATTTGCGGCAGCAATGTTCTTGAAGCTTAACAACTTCCCTCAGGATAAAAAG GTTTATGTTATTGGCGAGGAAGGCATAGTGGAAGAGATGGAACTTGCTGGCTTTACATGTCTTGGTGGCCCT GAAGATCGGGATAAGAGCGTTCAACTAAAGTCAAACTCCATGGTAGAACATGACAAGAGT GTTGGAGCGGTTGTGGTTGGACTTGATCTGCATGTAAACTATTACAAATTCCA TTATGCAACTCTTTGCATCCGTGAGAACCCTGGCTGCTTGTTTATCGCCACTAACCGTGATGCTCTCGGCCATATAACAGACACACAAGAATGCCCAG GTGCAGGATGCATGGTTGCTGCAGTATGTGCAACAACAGAAAAAGAACCTGTTGTTGTTGGCAAGCCATCACCATTTATGATGGATTTTTTAGTGAAAAG ATTTCAGATTAATACTTCAAGAATGTGCATGGTTGGTGATAGATTGGACACAGATATATTATTCGGACAAAATACCGGCTGCAAAACTCTTCTCGTTCTTTCAG GTGTTACTTCTTTATCGACACTCGAAGATCCTTCAAATAACATCCATCCAGATTATTATACAAGTAATTTGTTTAGCATTGTTGAGCTCTTAAACAAATGA